Proteins encoded together in one Microplitis mediator isolate UGA2020A chromosome 7, iyMicMedi2.1, whole genome shotgun sequence window:
- the LOC130671964 gene encoding cilia- and flagella-associated protein 43-like → MPVNDTKWVKFGNISNIIFLGKDVIALSSGYHILFINLNTKYEKIEKFDNKERGDGISCLSGHPMVPMFATAERCSNPKITIFTYPSIEKISTCLYKKHGQRNHCLSIIFAGTDYLISLNSYSCFQLIVWLWRTGENLKIIDTDINDVHQQITCSTTLPLLFSQMGDTGILKIYEMNVCSKMILLTSSTIDSTLNPSEKIASSSWTFEGNLLISDYLGSIYFVQSDGKRRYQVVESKLTKRPTWKPLIADFRCGVAVVNSQSKISFYRKPAERAKQSNLWNLIWDLETQSHPLYMIRNPQRDSLLFHTETGDIFEISVGDDDVPRMQMVCHQGSGYLFLMAINSNGRNCAALDGFNRLVIIESETGNLTATMNLDSHGKVLDAIAHPFLPLIITTTLRGLCNIISVIDLQKPAIVKTLYLMRAPLDKIKFSWDARVLGVANKNNGQLFFINNFDTLEIQVWSSLKIKYEIVDFLIYKYDNKNLKLMILIKEHREINIGKNLVIYNVTKNNSNFETVEKIAEIIELPFLLKNIHHGPRINDIITSPYLSKQVVNIKIEDNLKSMRLTDCVNSSHQLRDVNINADSSIFLTYGCDGILVMRNKVDIHQLMGMVLTHHRHEGGIIYAAVCLSSNIIICLGKNGNIVAVKISQMTAVTQLDVSERDINFPNSVKIISESTKSEVSDEINLPWLECREIEKLNNEKEACVSKRTELLSDINNIKLNLKKLLDENEKVSEDKKLGIEIFDFNTEARYEKIRLNKLEQEELEKIIEEKVSSQLKVSEWLCKMCWDSMLVPACSLISLDGKIQVDNFAIPAVSYHEIKRRNWNKFFIDITTSMTRIDDMESHKLVNIKYNKENNNNNNNNELFSMTGTTSHRWINLSNDSENNYNQIYRNGSYEEGKRINILIKIREEKLKLHFNELFDKMVDLKSREMKTAIERISRMDHCWSELKKMFNVEHSNDYTWLHLELLDCEKPYTVIKVEDKEVHELITYYSADVSHESSDDLLPSDDPQVSLFREAALLNMMDGVLEIRWEDEIKKDIKKPECLLSKNPSEYSEQDLVILKKYETDVENLNKERLKYKKILQDEITQLQDLLRKNVDAFDRNLENFFLQRIKIESAVLQENLMKERELLRHQLRLRGIKELSDLENELQEASKDLKKLTDDLTQLEFTLNETKLRYENLGKREKLLECKFRGEFPDLKQPMVEHLLRHYKKRPRNGQLLCTSITYLTELSKCILTGDQSEILPRNCFDYFKGINSLDIMPTNLPSQIDSNHWFILCKLRRTKVEIEIRLKSCAVELAEAEQTLSNHQKIMAGTQNRVQMLRDMMESVRKKNEDVMRDMEVQLVLRMGQIETNLCGHPREFKNTVLVSFDEVLKVNAAIVEAGRKKIAAMNQTIIFRKTINWREWCHSCLKMTHREMEEELKVLQDVKVTKEIQKYLMGNLHILGSEKDMDTWERSVTSTKKHFTRIISDEKTKLIEISRKLNDWQKLNDSVTDQIDKLKSTGCKLAISCNEETRVKDTKYRRVRLKAIMKKNRLVSKIKNNYDELLILRSQLELLRLKTYPTLKLRKK, encoded by the exons ATGCCGGTTAACGatacaaa atgGGTCAAATTTGGCAATATAAgtaacattatatttttgggaAAAGATGTTATTGCACTATCATCTGGTTATCATATATTGttcataaatttgaatactaaatatgaaaaaattgaaaaatttgataacaAAGAACGGGGTGATGGCATTTCTTGTTTATCTGGACATccg ATGGTACCAATGTTTGCAACTGCTGAAAGATGTTCGAATCCGAAGATAACAATATTTACATACCCGtcgattgaaaaaatatcaacgTGTTTATACAAAAAACACGGACAGAGGAACCATTGTCTTTCGATTATTTTCGCGGGTACTGACTATTTAATATCTTTGAATTCGTATTCGTGTTTTCAATTGATCGTCTGGCTGTGGAGAACTggagaaaatttgaaaattattgacaCGGATATTAATGATGTCCATCAACAAATTAC ATGCTCAACGACCTTACCACTATTATTTTCACAAATGGGTGACACGggaatactaaaaatatacgaGATGAATGTCTGTTCAAAGATGATATTGCTGACATCGTCAACAATCGATTCGACTTTGAATCCTTCTGAAAAAATAGCATCGTCCTCATGGACTTTCGaaggtaatttattaatatccgATTATTTGGGCAGTATATATTTTGTCCAAAGTGACGGCAAGCGTCGGTACCAAGTTGTTGAATCAAAATTAACCAAAAGACCTACATGGAAGCCTTTGATTGCCGATTTCCGCTGTGGAGTAGCAGTCGTCAATTCCCAGTCTAAGATCAGT TTTTATAGAAAACCAGCAGAGCGCGCCAAGCAATCGAATCTATGGAACTTAATTTGGGATTTGGAAACGCAATCGCACCCTTTATATATGATACGCAATCCACAGCGTGATAGTCTTTTATTTCACACCGAAACCGGGgacatttttgaaataagtgTCGGAGATGATGATGTACCGCGAATGCAAATGGTCTGCCATCAAGGCTCcgggtatttatttttaatggccATCAATTCTAATGGACGAAATTGCGCTGCTCTTGACGGTTTTAATCGTCTCGTTATTATTGAAAGTGAAACTGGAAATTTAACCGCGACAATGAATCTAGACTCGCATGGAAAAG TTCTCGATGCGATTGCGCACCCGTTCTTaccattaattattacaacaaCTTTAAGAGGTTTGTGCAACATTATAAGCGTTATCGATCTACAGAAACCGGCCATCGTAAAAacgttatatttaatgagagcgccgttagataaaattaaattttcatgggATGCTAGAGTACTTGGTGTcgctaataaaaataatgggcaattattttttattaataattttgatacacTTGAGATACAAGTTTGGTCATcactgaaaattaaatatgag atcGTAGACTTcctaatttataaatatgacaataaaaatttaaaattaatgatattaattaaagaacACAGAGAAATAAACATCGGAAAAAATTTGGTCATTTATAatgttacaaaaaataattcaaattttgaaacagtTGAGAAAATTGCCGAAATAATTGAACTTCCGtttctattgaaaaatatacatcACGGTCCGCGTATCAATGACATTATAACGAGCCCTTATTTAAGCAAACAAGtggttaatattaaaatcgag gataatttaaaatcaatgagACTGACGGACTGTGTCAACTCGTCACATCAATTGAGAGACGTTAATATTAACGCGGATTCATCAATTTTCTTGACATATGGATGCGATGGGATTTTAGTAATGCGTAACAAAGTGGATATTCATCAATTAATGGGCATGGTTTTGACGCACCATCGGCATGAGGGAGGTATTATATATGCGGCTGTATGTTTGTCcagtaatattattatttgtttggGAAAAAATGGGAACATTGTTGCTGTCAAAAttag tCAAATGACAGCAGTAACTCAATTAGATGTAAGTGAGCGTGATATTAATTTCCCGAATTCAGTGAAAATCATTTCCGAAAGTACGAAATCTGAAGTAAGTGacgaaataaatttaccaTGGCTCGAATGTCGGGAAATAGAGAAACTAAACAATGAGAAGGAAGCTTGTGTATCAAAGCGCACGGAACTGTTATCCgatataaataacataaaattgaAC CTCAAGAAACTGCTggatgaaaatgaaaaagtaagtgaggataaaaaattgggcattgaaattttcgattttaataCCGAAGCGCGTTATGAAAAAATCCGGCTGAATAAATTAGAGCAAGAGGAGCTAGAGAAGATTATTGAAGAAAAAGTGTCGTCGCAGCTTAAAGTGAGTGAGTGGCTCTGTAAAATGTGCTGGGATTCAATGCTCGTTCCAGCCTGCTCCTTGATTTCTTTAGATGGAAAAATTCAAGTTGATAATTTCGCGATACCCGCAGTTTCTTATCATGAAATTAAACGTCGAAattggaataaattttttattgatattacaACTTCTATGACgag aatcgATGATATGGAGTCAcataaattagtaaatatcaagtataataaagaaaataataataataataataataatgaattattttcaatgactGGAACGACATCGCATCGTTGGATAAATTTGTCTAATGactcagaaaataattataatcaaatttatcgCAATGGAAGTTATGAAGAAGGAAAgcgaataaatattttaattaaaatacgtGAAGAAAAATTGAAG cTGCACTTCAACGAGTTGTTCGACAAAATGGTCGATCTAAAGTCGCGAGAAATGAAAACGGCTATAGAGCGGATCTCGAGAATGGATCACTGTTGgtctgaattaaaaaaaatgtttaatgtCGAGCACTCAAATGATTACACGTGGTTACACCTCGAATTACTTGATTGCGAGAAACCTTACACAGTCATCAAGGTTGAGGACAAGGAAGTTCATGAgttaataacttattattcAGCGGACGTATCTCATGAAAGCTCAGATGATTTACTGCCGTCTGATGATCCTCAAGTGTCTTTATTTCGGGAAGCAGCTTTGCTAAATATGATGGACGGCGTTCTCGAAATTAG gtgggaagatgaaataaaaaaagatataaaaaaacctgaatgtttattatcaaaaaatccttCCGAATATTCAGAACAAGATTTggtgattttgaaaaaatatgaaacggatgtagaaaatttgaacaaaGAGAGACtgaagtacaaaaaaattttacaagacGAAATCACTCAGTTGCAAg atCTACTGAGAAAAAACGTCGATGCCTTTGACCGAaatctagaaaatttttttctgcagcgCATAAAAATCGAATCCGCGGTTCTGCAGGAAAATCTAATGAAAGAGCGCGAGTTGCTGCGTCACCAATTGCGATTGCGGGGCATCAAAGAGTTAAGTGACCTGGAAAATGAACTCCAAGAAGCTTCtaaagatttgaaaaaactgaCCGACGATCTGACGCAGCTAGAATTTACACTCAATGAAACGAAACTGCGGTATGAAAATTTGGGTAAGCGGGAAAAATTACTCGAGTGCAAATTCCGAGGGGAGTTTCCCGATTTGAAGCAACCGATGGTCGAACATTTGTTGCGGCACTACAAGAAACGGCCTCGAAACGGCCAATTGCTTTGCACTTCGATAACATATTTGACGGAATTGTCAAAATGTATTTTGACTGGAGATCAATCCGAAATTTTACCGCGTAATTGtttcgattattttaaagGCATTAACAGTCTCGATATTATGCCGACTAATTTGCCCAGTCAAATTGATAGCAACCATTGGTTTATACTTTGCAAATTGCGGAGGACtaaagtagaaattgaaaTTAGG ctcAAAAGTTGCGCAGTCGAACTGGCAGAAGCCGAACAAACGCTGAGTAACCACCAGAAAATAATGGCGGGAACACAAAACCGCGTGCAGATGTTGAGAGATATGATGGAGAGtgtgaggaaaaaaaatgaagacgTTATGAGGGACATGGAGGTACAATTGGTCCTGCGAATGGGACAAATAGAGACCAATTTATGTGGGCATCCGAGGGAATTTAAAAACACGGTGCTCGTTTCATTTGATGAGGTACTTAAAGTTAATGCGGCGATCGTTGAGGctggtcgaaaaaaaatagcagCCATGAACCAAACTATTATTTTTCGTAAAACTATTAATTGGAGGGAGTGGTGTCACAGTTGCTTGAAGATGACGCATCGTGAGATGGAGGAAGAGCTTAAAGTCCTTCAGGATGTTAAG GTCACGAAAGAAATACAAAAGTATCTGATGGGTAATTTGCATATTCTTGGGTCAGAGAAGGACATGGATACTTGGGAGAGAAGCGTCACGTCTACCAAGAAG CATTTCACCAGAATAATATCGGATGAAAAAACAAAGCTGATCGAAATTTCGCGCAAACTAAACGACTGGCAGAAGCTTAACGATTCTGTCACCGATCAGATCGACAAATTAAAATCAACCGGTTGTAAACTAGCAATCAGCTGCAACGAAGAGACCCGAGTCAAAGACACAAAGTATCGACGGGTCAGATTGAAAGcgattatgaaaaaaaaccgcttggtttcgaaaataaaaaataattatgatgaatTATTGATACTGAGATCTCAACTAGAATTACTTCGATTAAAGACTTATCCAACATTAAAGTTGAGGAAAAAGTAG
- the LOC130671648 gene encoding transcription initiation factor IIA subunit 2-like: protein MSYQLYRATTIGNALQESLDELILSGQITSQQASKVMLRFDKSISRALGTRVRAYISLKAGKLISYRFCDNVWSLVLKDVEFRGIAEDSTFHAVKIVACDGKGIESDDAKQK, encoded by the coding sequence atgtcatatcAACTGTACAGGGCAACTACGATAGGAAATGCTCTCCAAGAAAGTTTAGACGAATTGATATTATCAGGTCAAATAACAAGTCAACAGGCGTCAAAAGTTATGCTGAGATTCGATAAATCTATTAGTCGGGCATTGGGAACTCGGGTCAGAGCTTACATTTCATTGAAAGCCGGCAAATTGATTTCTTACAGATTCTGTGACAATGTTTGGAGTCTTGTATTGAAAGATGTCGAGTTCAGAGGAATTGCGGAAGACTCAACTTTTCACGCAGTTAAAATAGTTGCTTGTGATGGCAAAGGGATAGAAAGTGATGATGCGAAGCAAAAGTGA
- the LOC130670969 gene encoding uncharacterized protein LOC130670969 isoform X2 produces MNVQLIKLTASSILLTIFILTGIVNSTDVALVKPTTKDPVSTSSSALKLEARSEPLDNNDDNNINLQVSNSTKIYPVYPRSNDKSNPSDQIINLNTKDTYLEALEHSHSSKDPREGLVRVDPRPKYTKLVRRTSEGPVYRPEYGAPESSGYSSNSDSKTARIAYGSSQEYQPQSSNDLYSLPVQQSTNFNDQQNQYGPPAVPQTNYGTPSTSYGVPSTSYGVPSTSYGSPSTSYGPVQPQNYYGAPSSYLPAKGPTQGYGNEWNGYSLPQLMPSIDFSWPFALKLNAFTIAKILLKLVIFKMIVKFIAVICLLLFIPKLEMKKDDNDNDDDESRVFKSTSALERLNSLTTTVLDSIDKYQSINNNDNKIKKCDNLNCRVKRILLANESWSDYINLFKNYVAEEKYTGSEELHSQSHTDRNNNET; encoded by the exons ATGAACGTacaattgataaaattgaCAGCGTCGAGTATTCTGTTAACTATATTCATTCTAACGGGGATCGTTAACTCGACAGACGTTGCTCTAGTTAAACCTACGACTAAAGATCCTGTTTCAACGAGTTCATCAGCCCTAAAACTCGAAGCAAGATCCGAGCCGCTCGATAATAATGACGACAATAACATCAATCTCCAAGTATCAAATTCTACTAAAATTTATCCAGTCTACCCGAGATCGAACGATAAGTCTAATCCATCtgatcaaattattaatttgaataccAAAGATACTTATCTGGAGGCACTGGAGCACTCGCACTCGAGTAAAGATCCACGTGAAGGTCTTGTCAGAGTTGATCCGAGGCCTAAGTACACGAAATTAGTCCGCAGGACTTCTGAAGGCCCCGTTTATCGTCCGGAGTATGGGGCGCCCGAGTCATCGGGTTACAGTTCGAATTCGGATTCGAAAACTGCTCGGATAGCGTACGGAAGTAGTCAGGAGTATCAGCCTCAGTCATCAAATGACTTGTATTCATTACCGGTTCAGCAATCAACTAATTTCAATGATCAGCAGAATCAATACGGTCCACCTGCGGTACCTCAAACTAATTACGGCACTCCGAGTACTAGTTATGGTGTACCTAGTACTAGTTATGGTGTTCCTAGTACTAGTTATGGTTCTCCGAGTACCAGTTATGGGCCTGTGCAGCCACAAAATTATTATGGCGCGCCAAGTAGTTATTTACCAGCTAAAGGACCTACGCAAG gttATGGAAATGAATGGAATGGTTATTCACTGCCACAACTCATGCCATCAATCGATTTCTCGTGGCCATTTGCATTGAAATTAAATGCATTCACCATAgctaaaatacttttgaaactagttatatttaaaatgatcGTTAAATTTATAGCTGTcatatgtttattattatttataccaaAATTAGAGATGAAAAAGGATGACAATGACAATGATGATGACGAAAGTCGTGTGTTTAAat ccACATCTGCCCTTGAGCGGCTTAATTCACTTACGACTACTGTTTTAGattcaattgataaatatcagtcaataaataacaatgataataaaattaaaaaatgtgataaCTTAAATTGTCGCGTGAAGAGAATTTTATTAGCAAATGAGTCATGGAGTgattacattaatttatttaaaaattacgtcGCTGAAGAAAAATATACCGGCAGTGAAGAATTGCACAGTCAAAGTCATACTGatcgtaataataatgaaacataa
- the LOC130670969 gene encoding uncharacterized protein LOC130670969 isoform X1 translates to MNVQLIKLTASSILLTIFILTGIVNSTDVALVKPTTKDPVSTSSSALKLEARSEPLDNNDDNNINLQVSNSTKIYPVYPRSNDKSNPSDQIINLNTKDTYLEALEHSHSSKDPREGLVRVDPRPKYTKLVRRTSEGPVYRPEYGAPESSGYSSNSDSKTARIAYGSSQEYQPQSSNDLYSLPVQQSTNFNDQQNQYGPPAVPQTNYGTPSTSYGVPSTSYGVPSTSYGSPSTSYGPVQPQNYYGAPSSYLPAKGPTQGEARGYGNEWNGYSLPQLMPSIDFSWPFALKLNAFTIAKILLKLVIFKMIVKFIAVICLLLFIPKLEMKKDDNDNDDDESRVFKSTSALERLNSLTTTVLDSIDKYQSINNNDNKIKKCDNLNCRVKRILLANESWSDYINLFKNYVAEEKYTGSEELHSQSHTDRNNNET, encoded by the exons ATGAACGTacaattgataaaattgaCAGCGTCGAGTATTCTGTTAACTATATTCATTCTAACGGGGATCGTTAACTCGACAGACGTTGCTCTAGTTAAACCTACGACTAAAGATCCTGTTTCAACGAGTTCATCAGCCCTAAAACTCGAAGCAAGATCCGAGCCGCTCGATAATAATGACGACAATAACATCAATCTCCAAGTATCAAATTCTACTAAAATTTATCCAGTCTACCCGAGATCGAACGATAAGTCTAATCCATCtgatcaaattattaatttgaataccAAAGATACTTATCTGGAGGCACTGGAGCACTCGCACTCGAGTAAAGATCCACGTGAAGGTCTTGTCAGAGTTGATCCGAGGCCTAAGTACACGAAATTAGTCCGCAGGACTTCTGAAGGCCCCGTTTATCGTCCGGAGTATGGGGCGCCCGAGTCATCGGGTTACAGTTCGAATTCGGATTCGAAAACTGCTCGGATAGCGTACGGAAGTAGTCAGGAGTATCAGCCTCAGTCATCAAATGACTTGTATTCATTACCGGTTCAGCAATCAACTAATTTCAATGATCAGCAGAATCAATACGGTCCACCTGCGGTACCTCAAACTAATTACGGCACTCCGAGTACTAGTTATGGTGTACCTAGTACTAGTTATGGTGTTCCTAGTACTAGTTATGGTTCTCCGAGTACCAGTTATGGGCCTGTGCAGCCACAAAATTATTATGGCGCGCCAAGTAGTTATTTACCAGCTAAAGGACCTACGCAAGGTGAGGCACGAG gttATGGAAATGAATGGAATGGTTATTCACTGCCACAACTCATGCCATCAATCGATTTCTCGTGGCCATTTGCATTGAAATTAAATGCATTCACCATAgctaaaatacttttgaaactagttatatttaaaatgatcGTTAAATTTATAGCTGTcatatgtttattattatttataccaaAATTAGAGATGAAAAAGGATGACAATGACAATGATGATGACGAAAGTCGTGTGTTTAAat ccACATCTGCCCTTGAGCGGCTTAATTCACTTACGACTACTGTTTTAGattcaattgataaatatcagtcaataaataacaatgataataaaattaaaaaatgtgataaCTTAAATTGTCGCGTGAAGAGAATTTTATTAGCAAATGAGTCATGGAGTgattacattaatttatttaaaaattacgtcGCTGAAGAAAAATATACCGGCAGTGAAGAATTGCACAGTCAAAGTCATACTGatcgtaataataatgaaacataa
- the LOC130671712 gene encoding uncharacterized protein LOC130671712 translates to MKTFVVFALVAVCIVALCNEASGFPNEDKTKDMKTGSTTPKSVKDAQKNLKDVKRSKKECAKNCETTFDPVCAHDPANPNFKPRTFGNQCTMETVACEMGLKLAVKNKGECPGSDGVRLS, encoded by the exons ATGAAAACTTTTGTTGTTTTTG CATTAGTTGCAGTGTGCATAGTTGCACTTTGCAATGAAGCATCTGGTTTTCCAAATGAGGACAAAACTAAAGACATGAAAACAGGTTCAACGACACCTAAAAGTGTTAAGGATGCTCAGAAAAATCTTAAAGACGTTAAACGATCAAAGAAAGAGTGCGCTAAAAATTGTGAGACGACATTTGACCCCGTCTGTGCTCATGATCCCGCTAACCCTAATTTCAAACCACGTACATTCGGTAATCAATGTACCATGGAAACTGTTGCTTGTGAAATGGGTCTAA aacTCGCAGTTAAAAATAAAGGCGAATGTCCTGGATCAGATGGTGTCCGATTATCTTAA
- the LOC130671711 gene encoding platelet glycoprotein V-like — translation MATQNVSFIINFLIIIATIVCSYLVVSVDSETCKDKTNNCGNGFDDNQDDKRISIEDVESRVSRLERRLRAMEQPVWQIRGWPEDWEVCVEGPCKCRPETKSISCWRYGLFDVPAGQLVPQDIIKLDLGSNQLTALHRDTFRNLTELRDLDLSNNMIEHLPLNSFYSLYSITHLRFSKNLLRDLHQNLFVRMRHLEIVDISSNKLQTLPEGLFVGNTALLLLDVSSNKISELPNDIFFSLKELEDLLLSKNQLSHLDKNIFKDLVNLKCLKLEENHLRELQVGLFDSQASLIELILRENQIKIIPAELFINLEALTTLDLSNNLIGQLNKEAFSGLKALKELRLGKNHIKVLPKGLFLPTPALQQLVLYGNSLEKLSDGDFQGLGNLTSLFLHSNRIRRLTSDVFKDTPNLRKLQLESNQLSYVPGRFFDSVPMIQQLRLSRNPWHCDCEVAYLAMWLRKMYFARNNHNINININSTTNYNTNNNNKNSTATNNQNRINFWQSGAGALCLGPGTLGGKLVIELTFHQLCDGQWASMRGLAPRLPVDLLTPSPPKSLQ, via the exons ATGGCCACGCAAAATGTttcgtttattattaattttttaattattattgcaacTATTGTCTGTAGTTATTTAGTGGTGAGTGTTGATAGTGAAACTTGTAAAGATAAGACGAATAATTGCGGCAATGGGTTTGATGACAATCAAGACGACAAGAGAATTAGTATTGAAGATGTTGAGAGCAGAGTTTCGAGATTGGAGAGACGGTTACGGGCTATGGAACAACcgg TTTGGCAAATTAGAGGCTGGCCAGAGGATTGGGAAGTTTGTGTTGAAGGTCCTTGCAAATGCAGACCGGAAACTAAATCCATTTCTTGCTGGCGCTATGGTTTATTTGATGTACCGGCTGGCCAACTGGTTCCACAAGATATTATTAAACT agaTCTGGGGAGCAATCAATTGACGGCATTACATCGCGATACATTTAGAAACTTGACTGAGCTACGAGATTT agaTCTAAGTAATAATATGATCGAACACTTGCCATTGAATTCATTTTATTCACTCTACAGTATTACTCATTTACgattcagtaaaaatttactgCGAGACCTTCATCAGAATTTATTTGTGCGCATGCGTCACTTAGAAATCGT agacatatcatcaaataaattacaaacgTTACCCGAAGGTTTATTCGTCGGCAACACGGCTCTACTTTTACTGGACGTGTCTTCAAACAAAATATCTGAATTACCGAACGATATTTTCTTCAgcctcaaagagctcgaagaTCTTTtgctctccaaaaatcagctgtCGCACCtcgacaaaaatatattcaaggACCTGGTTAATCTGAAGTGTCTTAAGTTGGAAGAAAATCACTTAAGAGAACTACAAGTCGGGCTGTTCGACTCCCAGGCCAGTTTGATCGAACTAATCCTCAGAGaaaatcagataaaaataatccccgctgaattattcataaatttagaAGCTCTGACAACTCTAGACCtatcgaataatttaattggccaa ttaaataaggAGGCATTTAGTGGACTGAAGGCTTTGAAAGAGCTGAGGCTGGGcaaaaatcatataaaagttcTTCCAAAAGGTTTATTTTTACCGACACCGGCACTGCAACAGCTGGTTCTCTATGGAAATTCTCTAGAAAAATTATCCGATGGAGATTTTCAAGGTCTTGGTAATTTGACTTCTCTATTTCTTCATTCAAACCGCATTCGACGTCTGACGTCTGACGTTTTTAAAGATACTCCGAATTTGAGAAAATT gCAGCTAGAAAGTAATCAACTATCTTACGTACCAGGTCGATTTTTCGACAGCGTTCCGATGATTCAGCAGCTGCGATTATCTCGCAATCCCTGGCATTGCGATTGTGAAGTCGCTTATCTTGCAATGTGGTTAAGAAAAATGTACTTCGCGcgtaataatcataatattaatattaatatcaacagTACGACTAATTacaatactaataataataataagaatagcACAGCTACAAATAATCAAAATCGTATTAATTTTTGGCAATCTGGCGCCGGCGCACTCTGTCTCGGTCCAGGAACACTCGGCGGCAAATTAGTCATCGAACTGACGTTTCATCAGCTCTGTGACGGCCAATGGGCTTCGATGAGAGGATTAGCGCCAAGATTACCTGTTGACCTTCTTACCCCATCTCCACCTAAATCActacagtaa